CAATAAACAACTACCCATTTACTCCTGTAGATCATACGATGTCTAAGTCGTTATATTTAGACGATCCAGATGGAATTAACATAGAATTTACACTGGAAACTCCTAAAAGATTTAAAAGAATGCATAGTGATGGTGGTCTTAGAATTGAGGATTCAGAGGGTAATATAAAAAGTGCTACGGATTATCTTGATATAAAAGAGGTGTTGAAAGATTTAGTAGATAACGATATCGATAAAATGATCTCCGAAGACTCCAATATTGGTCACTTACATTTGTATGCCAACAGTGTTGAAAAATCAACTGAATTCTATAAAAAAATAGGATTTATTCCTTTCAACTATTTACCACAGTTTGTGTATAGCGATTTAGGTGCAGGAGGTGCTTATCAACATAGGTTAGCTCTAAACTCTTGGCATGGAATGAATAGACCATTAGCACCAAGTGAAAATGCCGGAATGAAATATTTTCAGATTAACTTCAAGACTAAAGAAAAATTAAAAGAAGCTTTAGAAAATGTTTCTGAATATAAAAAAAACGATGATGGTTATTGGGTATTGGATCCAACAGGCAACAAAATAATATTAACACATTCTTAATTTATTTCCCAGAAAAATCGGCCTTCCTTTTTTCTAAAAAAGCAGTTGTACCTTCGGTAAAATCATCAGTCCCAAAACAGTTTCCA
The genomic region above belongs to Mariniflexile litorale and contains:
- a CDS encoding VOC family protein; the encoded protein is MLNSNKFNSNSSDFASFGAIHLNITNIEKSTLFWTKIVGMKLRKTSGNMAEFGSVSRTLVVVHETAKKPFTKGYSGLYHVAIHAPNKVEFASMLNRLAINNYPFTPVDHTMSKSLYLDDPDGINIEFTLETPKRFKRMHSDGGLRIEDSEGNIKSATDYLDIKEVLKDLVDNDIDKMISEDSNIGHLHLYANSVEKSTEFYKKIGFIPFNYLPQFVYSDLGAGGAYQHRLALNSWHGMNRPLAPSENAGMKYFQINFKTKEKLKEALENVSEYKKNDDGYWVLDPTGNKIILTHS